In Vespula vulgaris chromosome 19, iyVesVulg1.1, whole genome shotgun sequence, a single genomic region encodes these proteins:
- the LOC127070729 gene encoding facilitated trehalose transporter Tret1-like has protein sequence MATTTTMTTTTTTKKKKKKKIVSLGGFTLGVSLGWCSSVTEGMRIRLIATLTELGLIGNILNIGACFGVIFAIWIFKFHHWISGLIKILLYVIGWSVISLGNENIGMIIAGRFVCGISGGMSCLLVPLFISEIADQKTRNRLLTLFQLLINCGIMYAFLMAHVLDGGNKIWRYSSSCGASCILLVLLRFIPATPLHHLAKENESQAKNSLRWYRQNENENDYEMEELQRLAILRRTAKVSISPMKSPQVLHSFLMCFGVMTIYQFSGFGTFITYALIIFETQGSGLLNASELTLVVGLAQILSCLLAYTLIDVLGRRILLTISSAFMGLFLALLGWFFDKRLEDPEYDDWYWWMPPAWISLYFISLNLGVAPISWALLADSFPQRIKLLGAGFAAISNWILSILAMIVFGSLQTDDNIRKVVWLFAIVCWFGAIFSAVLVKDNGRKSLNEIEKDFRIDDREERTNNIPLG, from the exons atggcgacgacgacgacgatgacgacgacgacgacgacgaagaagaagaagaagaagaagatcg TTTCACTCGGTGGTTTTACCCTCGGTGTGTCACTTGGCTGGTGTTCCAGCGTCACAGAGGGTATGAGGATCAGATTAATCGCTACTCTTACGGAGCTTGGACTTATAGGTAACATTCTAAACATTGGCGCTTGCTTCGGAGTCATATTTGCCATTTGGATCTTCAAATTTCACCATTGGATCAGCGGACTAATCAAGATCTTGCTTTACGTCATTGGTTGGTCGGTGATCAGCCTAGGAAACGAGAAC attggCATGATTATCGCCGGTCGTTTCGTATGCGGAATTTCCGGTGGCATGTCCTGTCTCTTGGTACCTCTTTTCATCAGTGAAATAGCAGACCAGAAAACCCGCAATCGATTGTTGACTCTATTTcagttattaataaattgcgGAATCATGTACGCTTTCCTAATGGCTCACGTTCTCGATGGAGGTAACAAAATATGGAG ATACAGTTCAAGCTGCGGTGCAAGTTGCATCTTACTCGTACTTCTACGTTTTATACCAGCCACTCCGCTCCATCACCTTGctaaagagaatgaaagtcAAGCGAAAAATTCTTTACGTTGGTATCGTCAAAACGAGAACGAAAACGATTACGAAATGGAAGAATTACAACGGTTGGCTATCCTTAGACGAACTGCCAAG GTGAGCATCAGTCCAATGAAGAGTCCTCAAGTCCTCCATTCTTTCCTAATGTGTTTCGGTGTAATGACGATCTATCAGTTCAGCGGATTCGGCACATTTATCACTTATGCTCTTATAATCTTCGAGACTCAAGGTTCAGGTTTATTAAACGCAAGTGAACTAACTCTTGTAGTTGGTCTCGCACAGATACTATCATGTCTTCTCGCATATACACTTATCGACGTGCTAGGACGACGTATCCTGTTGACCATATCATCCGCGTTCATGGGACTGTTTCTGGCACTGTTGG GATGGTTCTTCGATAAAAGACTCGAGGACCCGGAATACGATGATTGGTATTGGTGGATGCCACCGGCATGGATCAGCCTATATTTCATATCTCTAAACTTGGGCGTAGCACCAATATCATGGGCACTTCTCGCAGATTCATTTCCACAAAGGATAAAGCTTCTTGGTGCAGGATTCGCTGCGATCTCTAATTGGATACTTTCGATCCTGGCGATGATAGTCTTCGGTTCTTTACAAACGGACGATAACATAAGAAAAGTCGTCTGGTTATTCGCAATAGTATGCTGGTTCGGTGCCATATTTTCCGCTGTCCTTGTCAAGGATAATGGTAGGAAAAGTTTgaacgagatagaaaaagattttcgaatcgacgatagagaagagaggacTAATAATATACCCCTTGGCTGA